CCTGCAGAAGTACATTGAATGCAGCTCGAAGCAGCAGTCgtacctgcagcagcagcgctaTCAACAGCAGGGCTACATGGCAGAGAGCTTTCACAAAAGTTAAAATATATAACTGTGACATTCATTCATCGGTGGTTTGGCTGTGCCACTACGGTCCTACTTGTTGAGGATGACTACGACTGCCACGTGCAGCAGAAGGATGTACATACCAACCAACAGGCGCATGAACCAGTGCCCCAACGCCAGGCGCAAAGCATCCATGAATCCGGGCAGACCCCTGCGCTTTCGCGACGCCACATTTGATGAGAAGCCCATGCGACGGTTGCTCATGTAGTCTTCCAGGTCCAGTTCGCCCTTGTGCTTTGCCTCCTCCGGGTGCCGCAGGGCCAACAGTTCGCAGTTGAGGTTGTCGATGCGGGAGGTCTTCTCCGCTAACATCGCCTTTAGTGACGCCACCTCGCTCACGAGGCCGGCGTTGCTCATCTTCATCATGCGAAACTCCTCGCTCATGCGCCGCACGTCGGCATCAGATGCCGCTGCGCTCTCGTTCTCCTGGGCCTGGGCAGCAGCTTCGCGCCGCTCACGTTTCAGCGCCGCCAGTTCTTGCTCCAGTTTCTGTATTGCGGCCTGTTTTGAGTTCAGGAGCGCCTCCTGCTCCTTGCAACGCTGTGTGGCCCGCTCGAGTTCGCCGGTGAGCTCTTTATAAttcgctgcggcggtgtcgACAGACACGCTTGCCGTTGCGCTGATGCTTCGCTGTTTAAGCTGCTCCACCATGCTGACGTTCtccttctgcagctgctggtacATCGCGTAGATTTCAGAGGATTTCAGCTTGTGGGCCTGGCACTCGCTCTCAATAGACTGCAGCTGCCCCTTGAGGCTGGTGTTGTCGCCTTCCAACGCCTTCACGCGCTCCTCCAGCGCAGTGGCAGACTGCAATGACAGGGCGGCCTCCCTTTCTTTTGCCTCCATATCGCGTGTCAACGTGGCCGTCATCTCGCTGAGGTTGCGCTTCTCGGTTTCCAACAGCTCCAGACGTTCGCAATCCGCCTTCATTTTATCCACCTCGCTTCCGAGCCTATCATTTTCGGCCTTAAGCGCCTCCACCTCTGAGCCGTACTTGCGCAGGCGCTCTCCGTTTTCCTCCAGCTGGTAGTAGCAGGTTTCCACCTGCTGGTTTGCCTGaatcagctgctgctcgagCATGACGCAATGCTGCTCCTTTTCAGCCAGCTTCTGCTCAATCTCACGTAAAGTAGCCTCTGATGCGTCATTTCCACCAGGTTGATCATCGACCCTCATCTCCTCCATGTGTGATGTTTCTGGCACctcttcagcagcacccTGGTCGTGGGAGTCTCCTGCCTCCACGCCCTCTATAATATCAGAAGAGTCTTCCATAATATCGGTGGGCGTATGGCGGACCGTTTCGAGTTGCGTCTCATCCACCTCTCCCGAGGAGGATGCCAGGACCACCGTCGGTGCATGGTGGGCTGCGCCAAATTGCATCTCGTCTACAGTCTCCGACAAATCGTCTACAAACACAGTGGGGGCGTGTTGTGCAGACGTAAATTGCATCTGGTCTACAACTTCCGAAGGGTGTTCCATATCGACCGACTGTTGGCCAAGCggctcttccacctccaccTCTTGAACATGTGATGCTTGCTCTGATCCATCCacaacacccacctctTGAACATGTGATGCTTGCTCTGATCCATCCacaacacccacctctTGTACATGTGATGGTTGCTCTGATCCATCCACACCCTCAatctcatctgcgtcaacCTCAGGCGCATTGTCTGCTGATGGCTCCGCCTCTACTGCGGACTCCTGGTGACCCACTTCAGAGATGACCTCATGGATGCTTTCGGATGAAGGCTCTGCTTCGTCCATGACCTCTTGAGCGTACGACTCGATCGCCACACCATCGTTGCGTTCTGGCGATTGAGGTTCATCAGTCACTGCGTCCTGGTCACCCGCATTTTCGAGTTCACCAGACGGTTGGGTGCCCTCATCCACGCCATCAAATTCGGTAACATGTGACGATTCCACCGCTTCATCCATGGCAGCTCGGTCGCTCAATTCCTCAACTGCAGTAATATGTGATGGTTGTGGCTCATCGTTCACGAGCTCCTGCTCGTATGTCTCTTCAtcctcagcagcacgtGTAGATTGAGGTTCGTCAACAAAATCTGCGTTGTCTAAAGCTTCCTCTTCAGTCACGTGCGATGATTGAGGCTCGTCAACATCTTGATCGTACGACTCCTCAACTTCGGCACTACTTGATGATTGCACTTCGTCAACAACTACCTCCGGCTCAAGTGTCGCTTCAATTTCAGCAACACTGGAGGACTGCTCAGCTTCACCTCCGACATCTTGCGCTTCCTGCTGTTCAACCTCAACCTCACTTGCGCTCTCAGATGAGGGTTCCTCATCCTCAACGCGTTGGTTGTCGAACTCAGCCTCATCGACAACTTCGGTTGAGGGTTCCACCTCCGCGGCCTCTTGATCATGTGATTCTTCAACCTCTTCCTCCGCGTCTTGTACAGGTTCCGACGCCTCCATAGCAGACTCAACCGGCGAATCCTCCTTTTCAGACTCTTCTGGTGATGACGCATCGGCAGAGTCAGCTGGCTGGGCCTGCTCGTCATCAGCCTCTGGTGCCTCCGCTGAGGTGCCCGGTACAGccggcagctgctcgtCTGAGGGCTCTACAGCGCCCTCCTGCGAAGGTTCGGGCAGCATTTCTGAGGTGGATGCGGGTTGATGCTCAGGCTCCGTTGGATGTGTAACGGCCTCTGGCACATCCAGGGTGCCGACGTCAGCCGCAGCCTCCTCTTCAACATGTGCTACTGGAGCCGCCACGTCGTCCACTTTGTCTGCGACATCGGCGTTGCGTTCGAACTCCTCCACCATTTTCGAACTAGATTGGGACTACCGAACCTCCTTGGTAGCGGAGGGGTCTGCAATTGGCATCAACGTCGGATAAAACTGTTTCCAGAGGGCAATGTGGCCTATATTTTATAAGCCAAACAAACAACTTGCAGCCTCGATGAAATGTGTAAACGAATGCACTCTCGATCGGCCCGGGGCAGGCCGGCTACACTGCTACGCAGCCCAGGGTGTGCAGGAAAAAAGCCATATAGACTCGACTCCAGGCACCACCGGGTACAGTCCCGACGAGCGACAATACATAGAACCGTTTACAAAAATGGTCGCAGACTATTAGAGTACGGCGAAGTTATCGAGCCCAGTGTGTACACGTTGACCAGGCTCCGATCCATATGGGCGGCCTAAAACTGGAAGTACTTGAGCATCTCTTCTGGGTGCGGCATATAGGTCAGGTTTCCCATGGCAACGGCCGACGGCTTGCCGGATTTCAGCATGCGGTCTACGCAGCTCTTGATGTCGCCGGCAGTCACGCTGTCGATGGCGCGCTCCAGCTCGTTCACGGTCAGCACGCGGTcgcacagcagcagctgcctggcaatGTCCTCCATCTGCACGGCCTTGTGCTCGAGTGACATGTGCAGGTACGACTTCAGGGTGTTCTTGGCGCGTTCCAACTCCTTGGGCGTCACCGTGGCCATCGCCCTGAACTCGTTCGCCATCACCTCCAAGGCATTGCGTGATGCGTGAGGTGCGGCAACCATGTACAACCCGCAGATACCAGCGTCGCTGTAGACGGTCGAGAAGGCCATGCACGTTTCCACGAACTCGTTCTTGTTAAGCACGTTCAGGAACAGGCGGCTGTGCATGCCCTTGCCGGGCCCGCCGGTGGAGAACGCTCCACCGCCTccgagcagcgcctgcagcaCCGTGAAAACCACCAGCTCCGGCTTGTTCCAGCCACCGGGGATTTCGAATCCCACCGccaggtgcagcagcggcgtGTTGTCCTCGTGGTAGCGCACGCCGCCGGTGTACACGGGCCTTTCCACCTCGCGCTTTACGGGCTCGATCGCGTTGTACTCGTTGTAGGCGCGCATCACCCACTTCGAGAGCTCGGCCATGTCGGTGTTGATGCCCACCACGACACAGTTGTCGGGCGAGAAGTGGCGCAACATGAAATTCCTCAATACCTCGGGCTTGTAGTTCGCCATGCTAGCCTCCGGGCAGAAGTTCGGCAGGCCGAGCGTGTTGTTGTGCCAGGCGACGGAGTGCAAGAGCTCCGTGACGATCATGTCCGGGGTCTCGTGGATCTGCTTGCGCCGGTCGTCCAACCGCGACTTGTTGGCCTTCATCTCCCAGTGCAGGAAACGCGGGAACAGGACGTTTCCGATCAACAGGTTCACCATGATCGGCACGTCCTTGCGCATGCATTCCCCGTGGTAAGCGATGTGCTCGCGGAACGCGTTGCAGCTCgcattgccgcctagggtCTCCACGGTCTTGATGGTGCGCAGGTGCGACAGGTGCGCTGTCGAGTGGAAGGCCATGTTCTCGATCATAGACGACACACCAATCTCCTCGGGGCGCTCGTACCGCGCGCCCGCGCCGACGTAAAGTCCCACCAAAGAATCCATTCCACCCCTATCGACGGACGCAATTCTGAGGCCGTTGGGGAGCTTCGCCAGCTTCACGGAGTCGTCGACGGGCTCGAAGCGCCCCTCGGATCCCTCGATGTAGATGCGGTCGGTCAACGGCACCTTGCGGTACGGGTTGTCACCACCGTCGGAGCGACCGACGTAGTAGAACTTGAAGTCGGGCACCTCCTCCATGATCTGCTCAACATCCTCCTCGACAAAGGGCACGTTGACGTATGCTGCCGGCGCCTTCGTGAGGATGCGGCTGATCTCAGCGGCTCCGCTGGCGGCAGTGGTCTGCAGGAAAATGAGGTCACGCGTCAAAATCATGTACACCCCAATGAACGGTTAAACCTGTACACGCCACAAGAAGCATTAATCACGGCACCAAGTACGTAAATGTTATGTATGATGGCCACTAACATAAGAAAGTCCACATCGTAATTTCACCGATGGCACAGGACGACTACGCATATGCACCTAGGCACAACAGCCGTCGGAAAATGGATCACATAAAACATCACGTGGCCACATACACAGTTGCAGTATCACAAAACGGCCAAAGGCGCTATAACTTGGCAAACATCCATACCGCAGGTCACGGAGAGGCAACGGCACTAAGATACGTATGCAGCACATATCCAGACTCCACAGCGCCGTATAAACCGCAGCACCAGCCACAAATGCCGCATTAGTTACACAAATACCAGGCTACACGCAACCGTATTGGCAAGCTGTCGATTTGCCGACGGGCAAGGCGGCGCCGCCAGAATCAGCACCCAAATCGCATATGTACCCGGGAAGACAGATTAATAATAACCGATATTTGCAACAAGGTCAGGCACGGGCATGTAACGCCTGCTTCAGGCGAAAAGCGGCCGTCAAGGACGGCCGCAACGACGTGAGCGGCGGAACCTACCATTACCCTGAGGCCAAGCGGACGGCTtacgcgctgcagccgcagCGAAGCTATGCGTGATAGCAACATGGTGTGTCCCTGCGAATGGAAGTGAccctgcggcggcgaggcgGCGGAAGGCGCAACACCACATGGGCAGCACACCGGCAGTCACAGAAACCGACACATCACAAACATGGACTGATATGCATCAGCTACTTGCGGCGCTTCGCGCCGCTAAGCCCGCACATCTGCCGCGGCTCGGCCTGCGGCTGGTCAACGCTCTCGCCGGGCCGCGCCCCCCTGCGCCGTTCTGGTAAGGCCGACGTCCGTCGATATACACGAGCGCAGGCTCGAGTACGTGCGCAGGGCAATGGAGCCACCCGTTTTCGGCGCGATGAGCCCCCACTCCAAGTGCCTTCTCACCTGCGTCGCCTGCAGACTGGGCCGCGATGCCGCGAGAGCTGCGCAAGCAGACAAGCTGGTCGAGCGGGTCTTCAGGGACGTGACCAGCACCAAGGCgctccagctgctgaaTCTGGAGCTCATAAACATGTTGTTGGTAGCCAGTTACACGCTCGGACTGCCGTTGTCGCAGCCACAAATGCAGCGCGTACTCGACCAGACATGCCAGCTGGTTGAACGGGACGCCAATTTCAACGTCGAGTTGACGGTCAGCATACTACACTCGCTGGGCGCAATAGCTCGGGTATACCCGCGTCAACGTGAGCAACTGGCGACCTCGGCAGTGGTTCAAAGTGTCCTTTCTGGGTTTCGCGATTTTGAGCCGAGGCTCAACATGCGTGAACTGTCGCTGGTGCTGTACGCCTTCGACAAACTGCATGTCGTCGACCATGCTATGGCAGAAGTGTTGGTAGAGCGAGTGGAGAAGGAACGCTCCACATTGAACGGGCAGACGCAGGCCACCATCCTTTTCGCGTGCGCTGCGCACCCCCCCTTGCACCGGGTGCTCGGAATACTGCGTGAAAATGTGGTTGACGGGGCGCCACGCTTCACGGGTAGAGAGGCGTGCAACGTGTATTGCGCTTACCTGAAGGCCGGCCTCTGGGATGAGCAGTTGTCAGCACTGCTTGAACACGCCCTGCCCAAGATGAACGCCCAGGAGCTTTGCAACGTCGTAAACCTGATGATACAGAAGGAAGCACCCGTTGACAAATCCTTCACTGTGGCGTATCCGCGTCACTTAAACACCGCGTTGATGACGATGCGACTCTCGCTACTTGACGCGTTGACCCTGACGCAGTCCGTTGCGCACTGGGGTCTCGCCAGCCGCATGCGATTGAGCGCGCTCGATAATGCAATCTCCAAAGCGCTGGCAGCAGATAGGTCGGCCTACTCCGCTAAGCACGTCTATCTGTTGCACTACTTGGTGACGCTGGGTTGCCGCGGTGCGGCGCAGAGGGCGGTGAACTGCGCCGCACAGCGCTTCGACCCGAGAGCGCTCAGCAATAAGGAGATCGTCGTGCTCTACAATGCGCTGTGGCACTTCGGATCGGGCGCTGCCTGCGTGAGCGTCGTCGAGCGCGAACTGAAGCGGCGCCTCGATCAACACCAGGCATTCAGCGCGGTCGACTTGCAAACCTTGGCGCACTGGGGAGACTCCGAAACGTGTGGCCTTATTGCGGACAAGTATCTAGACGGCAGTGGATGCGCGAATGAAAGCCATATCAAACTGCTGAACACCCTCCTGAGGAAGACGGGTAGCGACGCGGCGAGGGCCTTGGCGCGGCGGGCGGTTGAGGTGGTGCTAAAGCCTGGACGTGACAACAGCACTAAAATGGCGGTCAATAACGATTCCAATGCACATGAAGATGCTGGATCAGGGTGCAACGTGATGAGTAGCGTCTCCTCTAAACATGGATCTAACGTGGAGGTGCCATCCACCGTGAGGCACCAGGCTGCGGCATGTGAGCTGTTGCCTTACCTACAGGGAGAGCTGGATGTAGTTCCCATTTTGTCCAACCTAGTGGAGAGTTGGCTTCATACGTTGTGCGGCGACACTAAAATAGAAACGCGGTGTTTGATCGCATGCCTGTCAGTGGCCCGGAAGCTCAACGTGAGATCGACGTCGGTAGCGTCGGTCGCGAGTGCCATCGTCGAACAACTTGATGGTGGGATAGGCCCCCAGGATTTCTTGGATTACATCAATGCAGTGTACCACCTGGAAATAGCAGTGAACGACCCGGGGGCGCTGATGGACACCGCCGTTAAGGTCCTGGAGGAGGCGCATGACGAAGCTGTCAAGGAGTCCATATTGTTCACTCTCAGTGCAATGCAATTTTCGGGCCATCTGATCACTAATGGAGTCGGAGAACATGTTGTGTCGAGGTGTTTGGCTTTGAGAAAGCCTCCACGGATGTGCCTGAAGGCGCTCTACATGTGCCTGGTTCATGAAGGCTACCTTACGCCTGGTGGAATCACCACATCCCCTGCCTTCATCCGCAGATTGCAATATCGCGCTGCAGAagtgggcactggcggcaAAACACGCACTGAGTCGCATATCGGAGCTACATCGCACCACCGCCGCTCCAGGCCCACCACACATGAGGACAACCAAAATGAGGTGCACTGCAGCGTCTACTCAACGCTGCAAAAAATACACGCTGGCAATCCGTGTTCATCCATACGAGCGGAGGCGCCTGTGGCATTCGACTATGTGTCGGACATTCTTTTGACCACATCGCCACCGAGGTTGAAAGGCGTGCCATAGGCCCAACTACACCCAGCCGACGCTGGCATCGCATTCCTTTTTAAACAGCAGCAACAAACTCACGATTTCAATTACAATCGCTATCTATTCCACAAACGTTTATTGTGGAACCCATTAACCCTGGGTGAAACAACACCGACTGGGCACCTCAAACGCACCACTCCACTACCCACTCATGCCAACCGGTAACACGTCGAGTATTTGCCACTGAAGTCGTTTGTAGTCTTAGCAGCGCACAGGGGCGTGCAATACATAAACATGAACCACCGAAAGTAGACCCGCCAACATGCAACACGAGCATAAGTACCCGGCGGGCTTAAACGCCACCCAACGCTAACATCGTCAGAAAATACGTTTTTAATAGCGATATCGTTACATGTTTTCGTAGGCGTCGTCGTACGCCTCGTCCCACGTCCACTTCAGCAGCGGCTGCTCGATGAACACGTGGTTGGGGCAGGGACGGTCGACCACCTGGTGCAGGCTGAGCGCCATGTAAGGCACGCACGTGCCATCCCTAAGGCGCGTGTGCATCTTGCTGAGCTGGCTGTCCATAATCTGCAGGGTGCGGCGAGCCAGGTCGTCGGTGTCTTTAAAGCGGAGTTCCTGCACAGTGTTAACGCGCCATTTATAAGGGCATAAGTGTTGCTAATGCCACCAGCAAGTTCACATATGTACTCATCTACGCAACATAACCCACGACACTAACAAACACGGAACCTCAAGGGTAGGCCAGGCGGCCTGAACACAGCTCCGCTGCGACACAACACAATGGCGGCGGCATACCGGCATCGAAAACACGCCACAGCAACCGCTTCATTGAACAAGCACGCGGCTCATAGGTGCGATACGAAGCCTCTCGGCAACATAGCAGCACCGCCAAAACGCCGTGAGCGGCGGCAGAATCTAGTTGCGACCCATACAGACAAAAAGACGGACACCCATCCGTCAATATCGTATACCACTTACACTAATCTTGCCGAGACAGAAGTTGGTCTCCTCAATGGCCCAGTTCGGGTCCTTCTTCTCCAGCTGGTCCGAGGTGACGTAGCGGCCGGCGTAAACCGCCCCGAAGCGCCGCGCCTGAAGCGCGAAACGCTGTGGCGCCCGGGTGAGATAGGGCGTCAACATTTTATCACCATTACGTGTGACGGAAATGTGCTAGCACTGCGAGCCGGAACGCGTCGTGGGGAAACACATCACCCAGGCAGTTCGAGATTCTAGAGTGCTGCACAGTTGCGGTGCCGTAGACAAATGTTTTGCCGTATTATGCGTGGTTAGTCCGCGTCGTCTCATGTGTAGCAGTGGCCATCGCTAACGTACATAACACGGCGGAGGCGCAAAGCCGATAGACTCAGACCGCCCGTTTTTTGCGCCACCAGCGATTCGGTGTAGAGATGGAAATGTGCTGAACCGTGTACCG
This genomic stretch from Babesia bigemina genome assembly Bbig001, chromosome : III harbors:
- a CDS encoding mitochondrial processing peptidase alpha subunit, putative yields the protein MILTRDLIFLQTTAASGAAEISRILTKAPAAYVNVPFVEEDVEQIMEEVPDFKFYYVGRSDGGDNPYRKVPLTDRIYIEGSEGRFEPVDDSVKLAKLPNGLRIASVDRGGMDSLVGLYVGAGARYERPEEIGVSSMIENMAFHSTAHLSHLRTIKTVETLGGNASCNAFREHIAYHGECMRKDVPIMVNLLIGNVLFPRFLHWEMKANKSRLDDRRKQIHETPDMIVTELLHSVAWHNNTLGLPNFCPEASMANYKPEVLRNFMLRHFSPDNCVVVGINTDMAELSKWVMRAYNEYNAIEPVKREVERPVYTGGVRYHEDNTPLLHLAVGFEIPGGWNKPELVVFTVLQALLGGGGAFSTGGPGKGMHSRLFLNVLNKNEFVETCMAFSTVYSDAGICGLYMVAAPHASRNALEVMANEFRAMATVTPKELERAKNTLKSYLHMSLEHKAVQMEDIARQLLLCDRVLTVNELERAIDSVTAGDIKSCVDRMLKSGKPSAVAMGNLTYMPHPEEMLKYFQF